The Branchiostoma lanceolatum isolate klBraLanc5 chromosome 17, klBraLanc5.hap2, whole genome shotgun sequence genome contains the following window.
ttgttttccacaCCTAGCAAATAGATATTTCCTGCCATGAAATTAGTGGTGGTGCCTAATGGAATAGAAATAAAACAGCCAAGATACGATGTCCTTTGAttttatattgttttatgtTCCCATAGCTTCTACCGGTAATTCAACCGGCACCCTAGCATATCATACATTTAGCTGAATATTGTATGATCATACCGTATACAACAGGCACATCCGGCGTTTCGTTCTCATATATTACCTACGCGCGTGTTATTACGTATTCGTAATCAGGAACCGAAGTTGTGGCAGGATCTAGAATAATACAAAATCGGGGTGATATTGATGCAATTCCTTAATAAACATCTACTAACTTCtaatgaattttaaaaaaacaccaaaatgcTAACATCTGCTCATCTAAAATCAAAATCCACGCAATCTTGGTACGATGTATACCATAATAATGCACTTAGCCTTATAGGGCAGACATCAGATTTGCGTTGCGCAATAGAGCTAGGGATCAAAATAGGAATTATAGTGCCACCTTAAAATCCTTAAAAAATCTCCCTTTACATGATACTTTTTGGGCCAATCTCGATATTTTGGGGCTAGAAGTAAAatgtagggtctaagctttctcGTTTTGGTACAAATTTGTTCAGTTCAGCAGTTATGTTGGCGTAAGGACAGATGTGAGTAGTTGGGTTCTGCGGATGGATATGAGAGAAAACTGGGGTCAAAGCTAGGGTCTGTTTGAGCTCCACAACCTCCTATTTTCTTTACATggttatcaagtatacccttgtgatTTTCTAGCCGTgaaatatagcaacctgtgatgtttactcatcgaATCATACTGTATTCCGTTAGATTCCACCCATCTTCATGTATTTTGAAGGTTTATTTCGTGCATTTCATGTATTTCGGTAAATACGTATACACGGTTCGTTCTGAAGGGGGAGAATTTTTAGATTGAATTACGTTTTAGTGCTTTTAcgaagccttgtttcagtgcattTCAATTTAACATGCAACCCTAACATACTGATGTCTGCCTTATATGGCATGCCACCACGGCGGTGCATCAGAAGAAACTGGTGACCATTTGCGCAAACTCCTTGATGTCAACTTGGCCGTCGGAGTTGGCGTCGGCGACGCGCACGAGCTCAGCGACGGTCTCCTTCGACAGCTCCATGCCGACAACACTGGACATGCCTTCCCTCAACTCATCATGCGACAGGAAGCCGTCACCGTTCTGAAACCATCataggaatgaatgaatgaatgtataaaTGTGTatacatgaatgaatgtataaatgtataaatgtatatatgaatgtatgaatgcatGAATGCAAATACAAAGAAACTGGAAAGACTTTGCGCAAATGTATGTATTCTATGGTTTTCTGTTATATTTCACAATGTATAATCTTTAGTCACTAGATGTGTTTTATGTGTCTATTATGATTATGCCCTCCTGAAGTAGAGTAGTAAAAAATGcagaagaagaatgaatgaaattatcAATGCATGAATAAATCACACTCAATTCTAATTTAATGATGATATGATAGTGCATCGGTAGGTATTGAAATTAGAATCCGAATAAACTTCCGCAATGGCAAATATCATTTCGTTTAATTTCAGTCTTCGTGTGAAATCTTAATTTAAGAAAAATGCACCATGGATACATACCTTGTCTATCTTGTTGAACGCGGCCACCATTGCCTCCTGGGTCTCATCAGGGTTTCTTAGAGCCTTCTTTATTTCCTCCAAGGATTTTACAACTTGAGTAAAGTCTTTCAGATCCATGATTCCGTCCGCGTTGCGCTGGCGCTCCCTGATCATAGCCTgggtaacaacaacaacagcaagaaATATGATCAcgctttttacaggtttgcgtagcaaaacctttgttggatccgttggcttGTGTggttgccgccatcttgaattgtgacgtcacagggtcgccataccattttattgggagggctGTTTTTTGGGGTCACTGGCGTTCTCTCTATTCTTAACACATCGGCACACAGTtatcacacattcaagtcaaataaaaattcaataccaattcatatttatgaaaagaccccgtaatcgctaaactaacatagcaaacctaaagtatatgtagcacaaatacttaattcTAGTTTTTAATGCAATTCCGCAGAACTAAAGCCATACTATATACAACAtcagtacatttttttaaaatgataagTGTAAAAATGCTTCTAAATTTCGTATACATGACTTTTCCTGTTGTCaaaatgttgttgattttgtaacaaaaatggTCGTCAATTTGTCTGACTTGGCTGGCCTTATGATTTGAGAGCTATCACTGTCATTGTCAGTGCCATTTTGCACAAAACCTGCGCCATAATTTCTTTTATCTGTAACTGTTCACCAATTCTAAAGCCATAGACAGCATATTTTACCGACCATTTGTATGTGTTAATTCGAAGAAACGGAGAAGGGACATCGACAaacttttgtcattttcattcaTCTGAAGTAATCTGTAGGttcccatctgagtaatgaggctgttgttgtaCATTTTCTAAACGGTCTCCAGGAATCTCCTCGATaacggaacccccattttacgtctcttccgaaagacgaatgcagttCTAACCAGGATACCCTTCCCCGAATTCGAACcaaggtctcccagttaccaactaattgtgaccatgagctcaactgtgaggctgctaccagttgagctacagggacaaaTGAAGCCCAAAGCGACAACAGCATTACAGCATACAATGGAAGTTCTGTTGCTGTAACAAGGTCATCATACCAGGGGACCCCAAAACGacattgaccttcgtcttctcaAGACCaacccaaataccaaatatcatcgtaatccatctaaaggttctttagttatgctgactgcatAATCAGGAAACACACACGCACCGACACACAGAAAGACAGGCCGAAAACTATACCTCGGTTTTTTTGGTCAAATGTTGGGGAACAAGAGAAAACAGAACTTACGGAGACTAGTTTGTTGGTCCAAGGCAGGTCCATTTCCTTCACCACGTTTTTCAGCTCCTCTGCCGAGATGGACCCGTCCTTGTTCTCGTCATACTTGTCAAACAGAGCCTTgacgtccgccatcttgaatctgcacaaaacacataaaattcATCACAAGAACAAGTTCACTTTCCGTACGCCCTTAGACAAACCTTCCTTTATAAAAAGTACATGTCATTCAAACTAGTATAAATAGTCCGTAGTTGTTgttattccatgttatttgccgtatattgtacctgatgcaattgttgcgcaataaacttgacttgactgacTTTAATATCTATAGCTATGCAAAAAGACGAAGAAGAACTTACTTAGTATTGTAACAAAAAGTGACAAAAtatagagatctttattgacacaacaaaagcacagcgactttcgtaaggtctactacatacatacatacaaacgaataagtgcatatatatatatgaagagATCCGTAGAAAAACTGTGAAAGCGGGAAACAAACGTCTACCTTCACTGGGCGAGACAAACAAACTGACCTCACACGGGGAGGAGAGTGGGTTTACTTGCAATTACTGGTCTCAAAATTTACGAGTAGGCTAAGGACAATTATCATTACGGAgttatgtgttgtgttgtgctgtgttgtgttgtgttgtgttgtatgtTAGGTCCCAATACAAATAGAGGGCGGtctcgctgtgacctaaattgAACTCgcgtaacccttgattttataatcggAACACCatgcaaaatgcaaataaaaaatgaaaacaaaacgcaTAATGCGTTTGTATCATGACATTTGTTGATCTGTCAAATTTTGGGTTGCAGAGAGGTTGCCGCcttagtggggaggggggtatcaATTTCCGCGTCATTTGCTACAGACTAATCACAATCCACAAGTAGACAAACGGCCTTTGTAAGACAGACTGTGGGTATTATTCAGCTTCACCCACACTGACAACAGGACTTTCTCACGCATACCTTTAAATTCTATTccattgtaatctccaagcagatctatggtGACAGGACAGTATGTATGGGCCAAACAGTATCCAGTCTACGGTGGCCGACTGGATACTATAAATACACGGGAACTGTCTTGCCAccgtatatctgcttggaggttaattCCAGTGTACGTTAAGAGAGGGGGATATGTTTCCATTAAAATTGTTTGCCTTTAAGCAGATGTTAACAAGTTTCAAAAGAATATATGACGAAATTTCAAAACGGGAAATTCTGGTGCAGTACCTAAGAAAGCCGCCTGGGCCTtgaatcaatcaaacaaacaaacaagcaaacaaacaaacatacacacgaaacacaaacatttttggCGAAGGTGAATAGGAATACCCCTGGGCATCCACTGACAACGGTACAAACATTGTTAGGTAAATTGTTGATAAGTAATGACAATTAGAAAGATAATGCTAGTATCTGCTGTTGCCCAACAACCGCTATAAACAACAGTTGTCTAAAAACAGGCTGGCATAGCATTTTCAGACTTGCTGTTTTCACcacctgttgtttttccgaTACGTTTTTTGTCACACCTGTAAGATGGGAATTAAAGCGTGAAGGCATTCAATCAAGACACCCCGACCTCCAATTATCTCCGACAAATTTCACACGCTGAGGCATCAAACGGAAATGCCGCGTTATGCTCGagttcaaactttacaatttATAACCATCTGCTTCAATGTATCATTAAAACTGCTTTCTTAATGATAAACCTAACATGTATGACCTCAGTTACATTAGAGCAATGCATTCTTACATACACTACATATACGCATTCAGCAAAATATATCAGCGATTCTTGTACATAGCTTGTTTCTGGCATTCCCGTAGTTTTGGCAATTGGCCATACGAACCTATAGCTAGTAATACATTAAGGCTACAATGTTGAGAAAATACAAGAGTATTGTTAAGGTTCCACGAAAAAATGCCTGCATTCTAATAGCTGATACGAGCACGTATGGCTTCTATTTGTAGACAAAGCGCGGCTTTATTGTGGAATGCAGGATACGCTATAAGGCTATACGGTCTGTGGAGTATGCTTATTTCTTTTCCCCGTTCCACATTGTTTAGGGGACTTACGAAAGCATGCATGAGATCAAATGGATCTTTCTATTCTTAACGAAGGAGCTTTAACCACTCTAGGTTTAACAATGTCTGAATTAAATACTACTTCGCCCTGCTTCTCAAGCAATGAATTAAACAAACACTCATTTTAGACAACTTGTGTTTCGCCAATATAGAATGTAACAGACTAACAATTCTAAACTGCGTTTTATATGTTACAGCCACTGTTAACATGTTTGTGAAAGCTTCCAGAAGACTAGACGAACGCATGTGACACAACGTGCAAAGACGGACTCACCTTGTAGCGTGCAGGTAATTGAGAGTGGATAAAACGCAC
Protein-coding sequences here:
- the LOC136423475 gene encoding calmodulin-4-like gives rise to the protein MADVKALFDKYDENKDGSISAEELKNVVKEMDLPWTNKLVSAMIRERQRNADGIMDLKDFTQVVKSLEEIKKALRNPDETQEAMVAAFNKIDKNGDGFLSHDELREGMSSVVGMELSKETVAELVRVADANSDGQVDIKEFAQMVTSFF